The sequence TTAATTCTACTTTCTAATGCTGTAAACAAATATCTCATCTCATAGCTTTAGgctattttaatattattttaatttttaaaaaaaatcgatgtgcttttaattttatatacttAACTAGTACAGAgaaaaataacatgaataaaGGTACGTTATTTAGTTTATTGCAAAATTGATAATTATTTGAGTTCAAATTATTTTCTATTAGTACGtagataaattttaaaatattttttaatataatcaaaatatcatgcaaatttaataacaaaaaaaatatttcaaattacaTTATTCTTGTTCATTAATTAATAGGACAAAAAGGCGTGTGAGTGTCAAAATATATctttatgatttttaatttagAAAGCACCCTCTTTTTAGACTTTATATATGTACACATCAATATTTAAATACCGGACTATTTCTGGAAAATATAAATAAGGTTCCAGAAAGCCTCGCCCACCACAACCCCAACTCTACGGCGGTGGCGGTGGGGTCCACCTAGACCAGACGACGGCCACTGTGGGTCCCATTGGTTGAGGGCTCCGTCGCACTGATGTTCAATACCAATGATGATCTGGAGCGTCCATTCATCAAATATCTAGCAACTCATGAGGTGGGCTTGCCAGTGCTTTGAGTGGGCCCACTTTTACCCAATAAATTTTGGGCTTCGTCCAATTCAATGATCCACGATGTCCTAATCAGACAACCTAAGCACCAAAGTAACTACAGTAAGGCTCAAATATTACAATGGTTGAATAAAAACCCTGAAAAATTTGTCCTTTATTTGTCATTTGGCAGTGAAGTTAGCCTTATTATCGAAGAATCCATGCAACTGGCCAGTGCATTGCAAGAAATGCCTTATCCATTCATATATCCATTCATATGGGTCGCTCGCAACAATTCAAACGATAAATCGAGTAACATACATCCGATCGATCATGAATGAGATTTTCTTGACAAGCGAATTGAGTGTTGGATTTTGGAGAAGAGGGTTGATCATATATAAGTGGTTGGACACCACAGCTGTTGATACTGAGCCATCCTTCGACAGGGGGGTTTGTGTCGCATTGTGGATGGAATTCAACCTTGGAGGCTATGGCTCGAGGTGTGCCAATCTTGGCGTGGCCTATTCGGGTTGACCAAATTATAATGCTAAATTAGTAGTGAACCATCTCAAGGTTGGTCACATGGCCTGGCATAATGGCTCGATGGATCGCGTTAAAGACGAGTTGAGACGAGGAATGGAGTGGCTGATGACGGACCAAGTTGTTCGGAATCAATTAAGCAGAGAAGTGTCGGGGAATTTTGATGAGTTAATTCGAAGCTAGGTTGCATTGGATGGATTGAGAGATTTCATGTAATATGATAAGATTGATTATATTTTCAAGCACTGTTGATAAtaaatcataatatttttagCTAGGATACGATAGGCACCTTGACAAATTATATTCAATTTAAACTGCGATTGTGAAGGTTCAAATTATGAATTTTGCGGAAAAGTTACATTTTGGTGATTAAAActtgtaaaatttaaatcaaatcaATGGTTTCTAGCCAGAATGGTTAACTAATACTTTTTGGTTAAAAAATACCTGCACTTGAACATATATAGTATAGATGAGCATTTAATATAACTTCTACTTcttccttcttttttttttgtttttttgtttttttaataaactaCCCAAAAAAAAGTATAATATAACCaatttcaacaattttttttatttcatgtcTGCAGATAAACCAATATTATTTTATTCCAAGAATATTCTAAACAATATGAAGCGGTCGAAACATAGGAGgttgaatttcaaaattttcaagttcATGTGAGATTAATACAAGTTTAGTgtaaaaaaagtttttctatttttattataattttaattattttaagtcaaataTTAAACAAAGTGACATGAAAAATATAAGAACTTAAGAGAATTTCAATCTCTAaacaattattaataaatatatacttataaaaatattttcattcaaaacaataaataatatctTTCGTTCTAAAACGAGATTGTTTAATCGAGTTTAAACATATTAAAACTTCAACGATATTAAGTATCATTAATTAAGcgagtttttttaatttagagtATACCACTGTTTAATTTTGGTGTGGCAGAGGCTCGTTTTCAATGAGATTTAAGTTTTCTATAAACAACATTGTAATATTTcaactaataattaatataagatgttcgcgtgaacatctgaatttcaaataaatatctaGAGTAACACTTCTTCACGAATCGCAAAGTAACATAGTTCATTACTTCTAAAAAATATGGAaaaaaatcatgcattaatttgaaaataatttttttaattatgtttagatAAATATTTCAACGGTATAAATACGTACACGTCGTATTCAAGAATATACTAGTACTATTTAAGTATATATATTTGCATCAGTTCAAAACGAAATGGATCTTTCCCTAGCGGCTAGCCTTCACAGAAATTGcacaattattaattattaaattaatataaagtCTATTCTTAAAAAAGATTAATATAAAGTCGCATCTTTCGAAAGTAAACTCACCTCTTCTGCATTTAATATACAAGTACGATAGGGTGTTATTAATATGAAATAGAATTTGCCCACTTGATATCTAATGTGATAGCCTCGTCAATAACTTATCAGTCAACTTCTTGAATTGcacaaatcattttatttttatgttccaTATATTTGTTTACTCTGTCATAATATATTGGTGGAATCCAAACGAGTTTGCTAAATATGAGAATCGAATCTGAAatccattaaatttattttgatttagGAGTCCATAAATCGTATATTCTATTTATTTATATCtactatattttaaaaattgagtGCGGATTAATTGATCCATATTTCTTTCTGACTCCACGCACtttccataaaaaaatatagaatttCCCATGGATTAATGtgacttaaaaattaaaatatcgttcaagtttatattttgaatatCGAAAATTAGGTATTTAATGACTAACTCGGAATCTaatttgattaattatattCTATGAACGAGGCGCCGCAGCTGTTAAGATATTTCTCCCAAGAGCCAACTCATAATATACATAATTAAACAGAAACATTCTACCAGATTTGTTAAagaaatcacacacacacatgacacatacatatatatatatatatatatatataataaataaataaataaataaataaataaatgagctATAGATCCTGTGGTTAAAATGCAAGAGCATTGACTTGGAATATTCTAAAGTCGGATGAATACGCCAAACTTTAAATAATTGAAAGTTTAGTTATCAGCAAATATTTTCAGCCATACGGTGACAAACCAAGAGAGTGGCTACGTACTTTTCTTTGACATTttgcatattttttattttttacattaTTGTAAGATTCATTCAAGTTGTgtgtttaaaaaatataaatatacgaTTTTCAAATCAGTTTTTTTccctaaaaattattattattgttgaaaATCAGTTTTTTtccctaaaaaaatattattattgttatttttatttaagatcTTTTGCGATAGACAACTGATAACAAtgtatctttaaaaaaaaaaaaacaatgtaaGAAAGATATTTAATACGCCAAGTCCAAGTTACTGATTAgcacatatatatttcaaatttcagaCATGGTGACAAGTCCAGAGAGTGACTCAACTACTATCAATTTCCACATACTTTTCTTTGACATTTTTCACAATTATTGTAAGATTCGAGTTCATAATCTAAGGAAGATATTTATGTACTTGGGAAATATAGAAGGCTCATTCCCTTGTAAACTTGATTTCACAAGACAATCTGTAAAGACTTTTATTGCAAGAAAACACAGCTGTTAATGACGATTTTAATAAAATTGTTACTAACGTAACAATGATGCTACATATTCAAAAACTCGTCGCTATAAAAgggataaataaatataaattcaaattcAGTGAAGGTTTTTAACAACCATTGCTAATTTCTACGATGATTTCTAAAATCACGACAAAATTAGCTATTGTTTGTCGCTGTTTATCACGATTTTTGAAACCGTGCCTACTTTTAACCATGGATTGAAACACCTTGACTATGCTTCTACCGTTTTCAAACCATCACCCAAGTCTAGCGTCAGTTTAATCGAAACCGTTGTCATCTGTAACAATTGATTAAGATAGAGTCTATGTCTAATCATTGAATGAAACACATGCAGTGGCTATACTACTACGTTTTATTCAAACCATCGCCCAAGTTATTTGCGCTCATTAAAATTGTCGCAATCTTTAATCACGGTTTAAAAAGTTTGCGACCGTGTTTGTAGAATTGTCGCGGTTTTAAAATGGTTGCAAAACTTTGCAAATTGGGCTATGGTTTCTAAAAAACCGTTGCTCTTTAATTTTGACGGAATTTTCTCAAACCGTGCTAAATACTCTATAATTACCTCGTTCTCACCCACGGTTTTCGGCGATTCTCGATGCAAGGTATGAAATTTTTGCTTCCCCCCCCCACACCATTTTTTCAAACAGTTTTTTTGTAGATTAACATTGCATATTGTATTTGTAGTTTATTTGTAGGATTTCAACATGTTATATATGTTTGTTTTATgatgttttgatatttttacacaatttatatgtaatttgttttgattaattttgttttatttatatattttatttgttgatTATTTTGGAAAACTGGGCATAAAACTCGATTTTATATGTCGAGTTTTCGGTCTGATTTTACGGGCTCGGACGAATTGGTGTCCGATCGGGTGCACAAAAGAACTAGCTCAGATAGATCGGGAAGAACTTCATGGCTTTTTAGATTTTATTgaaattcatcaaatataaaaggaaacaaaatttgtTGAGAAATAATATTGAAAAGCCCAGATAAATGCAATATATGAAGTAATAGGGACGAAGAAAACAAAATATGCTTCATCAATATAACAATTAAAGATATTAAAGTAAACAGATTTTTGTTGCATTCTTTTGCGATGCTTACTGTAGCAGCAAAGATGTCAATTAAAGAAAAACCCAACAGGAAAGAATCCAAAAAAAGCCAATCCTTTTCCAGCTCTATAAAAAAGAAAATTCAAACAGTGGCAGATTAAAACAATGACTGCTTCTCCCCAAGCAATTCCTCCTTCAAGATTTCACTCCAATAgccaatttaataaaatttgaggattattttatattatttttgaacaACTGTATTCAATCGCTTTCGTCTGGCCAGTATCCAAGAGATTCCTTCTGTGTGAACTGAGCGTGATATGGTTGATTTGTTTGACTTGTCTTATTAGGAACTAGATTTATAGTATATTCCGTCGCAAGAAAAGTGTCTATGTTTCCCACTCACATTATCTATTTTCCTCCTATAAATATCGAGTCCAATTCTTCCACAGACGCTTGAGCAGATTTCCATGGCTTCTTCTCTCACAAACTGCCCACCATTCCCATATTCAGCCAAGTATTATCATGTAGATGGTGGCAGTTGTGTGAGGCAAACCAGTTTCTTCGGGGGAAAAGCTGTGCTCAATCAAGGTGTTGGATATTCTGTGATTCTTGGATTTGGAGCTTTTTTCGCAGTCTTCACCTCTTTCTTGGTGAAATTTTGCCCCAACCCATTTCAAACTATTTGGTTCTAAATCTGTACTTTGCATGATCTGTGTCGAgatattacaattttttttttgtatgggATTTATTTTGTGCGATTAGGTGTGGCTGGAAAAGAGATATGTTGGGTCCCGGCATACATCCGAATGGTTCAATACAGCAGGAAGAAATGTTAAAACAGGACTCATTGCCAGTGTGATTGTGTCTCAGGTAACGagatatgcattcatattgtgaAGCTATTGCTGTTAATCTTTACTCTATTAACTTTTAATCAATCATATGTATGCAGTGGACTTGGGCTGCTACCATTTTGCAAAGTTCTAATGTTGCTTGGGAATATGGAATCAGTGGTCCTTTCTGGTATGCAAGTGGAGCTACTATACAGGCATGTCCTAAAGATCctccttttcttcttttttttagcCAAAAACGGGGCCTACGATTGTGCATGCGTTTTATCTTCCATTCTTGATATGAAGACTTCTGTTTCATCAACAGGTGCTTTTGTTTGGTGTGATGGCCATTGAGATAAAAAGAAAAGCTCCTCATGCTCATACAGTTTGTGAAATCGTCAAAGCAAGGTTTGTTCTATGTTAGCCTGGCATATTGTTTAGGAAACATTTGGTTCCTGTAAGGCCAAACCGCGAAATCGACTAGGGGACGACTCATTGTATAGGCCGCATCCATGTTGTGGGATTACGTCTGTAAATGAATTTGAATTTTCTAGCTTTTTCAACAGATGGGGAACTGCGGCTCATATGGTCTTTTTAACATTCTGCTTCATGACAAACATTATCGTAACGGCCATGCTTTTACTCGGTGGATCGGCAGTGGTGAATGCTCTCACAGGGGTCAACATATATGCTGCAAGTTTTCTTATACCTCTTGGTGTGATTGTGTACACACTTGCAGGAGGGCTAAAAGCCACTTTCTTGGCGAGTTACATTCATTCTGTAATAGGTACACGAAACCACCCATTCTCAATACAAATTTGGCATATATAACTTTTCCATGTCACTAAGCCATATTCGACGTTTTTGACTGCAGTGCATCTGGTCTTGGTCATCTTTGTATACCTGGTATATGTCTCGAGCAGCGAACTTGGCAGCCCAACCGTTGTATACAATCGTTTGCTTCAGGCTGCAAGTAAAACACGTAGTTGTCAAGATCCGATTTCTCATATCGGGCAAGCCTGTGGTCCAGTCAGTGGGAACTACAAAGGATCTTTTGTCACAATGCTGAGTTCTGGGGGCCTTGTCTTCGGAATTATCAATATCGTGGGAAATTTTGGCACTGTGTTTGTTGATAATGTACGTAGGGAAGCCATTGATCCTGAATTTCGCAGATTTGGTATTTTGTCATAAATTTTTAGGGGTGTCAATACAGTATTGAAAAGTAACTTAGCTGTAATTTCAGGGATATTGGGTCAGTGCCATTGCTGCAAGACCATCGTCGACACACAAGGGATACTTACTGGGAGGGCTGGTTTGGTTTGCAGTTCCATTTTCTTTGGCAACCTCACTTGGTCTCGGAGCATTAGCCCTCGATCTGCCAATCACTGCAAGTGAGGCAAGCCATGGACTTGTCCCTCCGGCCACAGCTATCGCTTTGATGGGAAAAGGAGGATCTATTCTTCTGCTGACAATGCTTTTTATGTAAGTTGAAACTTTGCATAAGCTTATATACCTTTTTCCCCTCCCTTCTCTTACATGTGACGGTTTCTTGAATAATCAATTTTTGTTTCTCGAATTTTGCATTGATGATCAGGGCTGTGACGTCTGCCGGTTCCTCTGAGCTTATTGCAGTCTCTTCACTATGTACGTACGACATCTATCGTACATACATCAATCCAAATGCGAGTGGGAAACAGATCCTAAGAGTGTCGAGGAGTATCGTTCTAGCCTTTGGTTGTTTCATGGGAATTTTAGCTGTGATCTTGAACAAGGCCGGAGTTTCTCTCGGATGGATGTATCTAGCAATGGGAGTCTTCATTGGTTCGGCGGTGATCCCCATAGCCTTTATGCTTCTATGGAAGAAAGCTAACGCATTTGGCGCCATCCTTGGAACAATTACTGGTTGTTTACTTGGAATCATAACTTGGTTAACAGTCACTAAAGTCGAGTATGGGAGAGTGAATCTGGAGACAACCGGGAGAAATGCGCCTATGCTGGCTGGAAATTTGGTTTCTATTCTTGTTGGTGGAGTTGTTCATGCTGTATGTAGTTTTATTCGGCCTCAAGATTATGATTGGGAGAGCACTAAACAGATCACTGTGGTCGAAAAGGAGAAAAGCGAATTGTCGATTGAAGAGTTTAAGGAGGAAAAGTTGATCAGAGCAAAAAGATGGATAATAAAATGGGGTGTTGGCTTCACTttagttattgttgtattgtggCCTATTCTTACTCTTCCAGCAGGTAATCCACTTTACCGTGTATCAGATCTAAAACTCTGGTCCCACTTGATACCACTGAAAGACAGCTATCATGTCTTGCTATTCATTTCTATCTACTGGTGCAAATGAACAAAAATCGAGCCTAATACAATAGGAAGTTTGATTCAAAACTTAGAAAATgaagatattttttttactcGAGTTCAACTTAAATTTAAGttggaactcgaacttgattcaaataatatttgaGCCAGCTGAAAAAGCTCGCGTTTATGTTGTAACCATGATTAATGCAGGGCAATTCAACAAGGGATATTTCAGATTCTGGGCAGTCATAGCTATAGTATGGGGTACTATTGCTTCGATAGTCATCATCGCTCTACCTCTCGTAGAAAGCTGGGAAACGATTCAAAGCGTGATGCTGGGGATGTTCACGAATGACAGGATGATGGAAAAGATCGAAGAGTTGAATCTCAAGCTTCAGACCATCGTGTCTTTGTTGCCTGATGCAGAGAGAATGTACTTGCTAGAGAAGGAGAGGGCGAAGAAGAAAGAAGCGTCGGAACTGGAGATACAAGTTGTTCCGGAATAACAGCAGCAGTCGGGTACGGGGGCATAGAGGAAAGATTCGTGTGTGAAATAATACTGTGTAAGCTGGTTTGTTGGTGTGTGATGGTGTCAAGCTTTGCAAAATTTGTACAAAGGTGCAATGGTAGTATAAAAGTAGTGGTTTTCTGTCCTATGTTCCTTTTCTCCTTTTCAACAGCTCGTGTGGTTTGTATTTAAAAACATGAAAACAATTAAATCATCAAAGTTCATGATCCGAAAGGTGATGCATAGTTTTTTGGAAATATGAAATGCTCGTCTTATATTTTTGCTCGTGAGTTGAAAAGAATTGTACGGatgatttaatttgaaaaataagataaagaaaaaatgagaatctaaaaaacaaaaaaaagagagagGTATCATATAAAATTAGGATAATTTATTCATTTGATATTTAATTAAGAAAAACATAGTTAAATCTAAGGATAAAACGTGAAAAAATGACATAAGCTAAAAATCTAAAgataaaatgagaaaaaaaaaatagatatataTTCTTTTGACAAAAATAATTCGTTATAAAATTATGTACAATCATCCATGTGTCACGTACAACGTCTACCACTAGATTTGCCCAATTTCAAATTTGTATATATTAAAAcaagaaagaagaaaaagaaatgaaacctgaaaattcaaaatcagCAAGGAAACTTTAAACGCCACCGCCCGCGTTCGTTAAATCTCCGGGGGACACTTTCGAAGCAGCTCCCTTCGAATTTTCCTGAACTCTGGTTTCTCCGTTCACTCTCGCCGCGGCTTTCCTCCCGCTGGTTCGCTTCAATCTCTCAATGTTGTGTGTCATTTACACGTTTTCTTTGATTCACTTGACATTATTGGGTTCGTTCTTGTTTTGGTCTAGAATACTGGCTCTATAATCTATGTTTACACGGATTGGAATCTTTTAGTTTGTTAGTTCTGAGCTTAGCGCCGCAAGGATTTGAGGGAATGTAAATTAAGCTGTTGGTTCGCATTTTTGCAGGTGTGGATTTTGTTGTATGTGCACTTCAGTGTGATTTACGCTGATAATATGTCGTTGCTGAGTAGATTCTTTTACAAAAGGCCTCCAGATGGTTTGCTCGAACTTTCTGATAGATTGTATGGTAATAATGTCTAATACCAGATTctgatttttttcttcttcttttgttGGGTATGGTGAGTGAGTTGAAACACTCTGTTGAACTGGAATTCCCTGTTTTATAAGGTGTCCTTTTTCCCTTTTTATCTATCTATCCATCTATCTGGATTGATGAAAGCAAATAATGTGCTGTGCAGTTTTTGATTCGTGTTTCTCCACCGAAGTACTGCCGGACGAAGTATACCAGCTATATTTACATGAAATCATTAACGAATTGCACGAAGAGTTCCCAGAATCATCTTTTCTTGCTTTTAATTTTCGGGAAGGAGAGAAGAAAAGCCGTTTTGCAGAGATATTGTGTGAATATGATGTCACAATTATGGATTATCCTAGACAATATGAGGGCTGTCCTTTGCTGCCTCTATCCCTGATTCACCATTTCCTTCGTGTGAGCGAGAGCTGGCTTTCCCTTGGAAGTTGccaaaatgtagttttgatccATTGTGAACGAGGGGGATGGCCACTTTTAGCATTTGTTTTAGCTAGTTTCTTAGTCTTCAGGAAGTCACATAGTGGCGAGAGGAAGACTCTTGAAAAAGTTTATCGAGAAGGTCCAAGAGGTTTGTTGCAGTTATTGTCCCCATTGAATCCTTTTCCATCCCAACTTCGATACTTGCAATACATATCACGGAGAAATCTATCCACTGAATGGCCTCCGCCTGAGCGACATCTTTCATTAGACTGCCTTATTCTTCGCTCAATTCCAAGGTTCGATAATCAAAAAGGGTGCAGACCTATTATCCGCATTTTTGGTAGAAATCTCCTTAGCAAGGATGGATTGTCGACCCAAATGCTTTATTCTATGCATAAAAAGGGCAGACAT is a genomic window of Henckelia pumila isolate YLH828 unplaced genomic scaffold, ASM3356847v2 CTG_477:::fragment_3, whole genome shotgun sequence containing:
- the LOC140872855 gene encoding urea-proton symporter DUR3; the encoded protein is MVSKKPLLFNFDGIFSNRAKYSIITSFSPTVFGDSRCKTLEQISMASSLTNCPPFPYSAKYYHVDGGSCVRQTSFFGGKAVLNQGVGYSVILGFGAFFAVFTSFLVWLEKRYVGSRHTSEWFNTAGRNVKTGLIASVIVSQWTWAATILQSSNVAWEYGISGPFWYASGATIQVLLFGVMAIEIKRKAPHAHTVCEIVKARWGTAAHMVFLTFCFMTNIIVTAMLLLGGSAVVNALTGVNIYAASFLIPLGVIVYTLAGGLKATFLASYIHSVIVHLVLVIFVYLVYVSSSELGSPTVVYNRLLQAASKTRSCQDPISHIGQACGPVSGNYKGSFVTMLSSGGLVFGIINIVGNFGTVFVDNGYWVSAIAARPSSTHKGYLLGGLVWFAVPFSLATSLGLGALALDLPITASEASHGLVPPATAIALMGKGGSILLLTMLFMAVTSAGSSELIAVSSLCTYDIYRTYINPNASGKQILRVSRSIVLAFGCFMGILAVILNKAGVSLGWMYLAMGVFIGSAVIPIAFMLLWKKANAFGAILGTITGCLLGIITWLTVTKVEYGRVNLETTGRNAPMLAGNLVSILVGGVVHAVCSFIRPQDYDWESTKQITVVEKEKSELSIEEFKEEKLIRAKRWIIKWGVGFTLVIVVLWPILTLPAGQFNKGYFRFWAVIAIVWGTIASIVIIALPLVESWETIQSVMLGMFTNDRMMEKIEELNLKLQTIVSLLPDAERMYLLEKERAKKKEASELEIQVVPE